DNA from Sulfurimonas gotlandica GD1:
AGGCTCCATCTTTTGGAAAACCTGCAATTTTATATGATGTAAAATCCGTAGGCTCTATAGCTTACCAAAATTTAGCACAAACGATAATTGCATAATGAAATCTCAAAAACTCGGCCGTGGATTAGACGCTCTTTTAGGTGAAATAGATGAAGCCTATGAAAATGAAGGTTCATCAAGAGATGAAGTTATGGAATTGCCTCTTAAAGATATCAGACCAAATCCATATCAGCCAAGAAAGCAGTTTGATGAAAATTCTCTTTTAGAACTTGGTGAATCTATCAAAAATGATGGCCTTCTTCAGCCTATTATTGTTACTCAAGATTTTGATGGATATGTGTTAATAGCAGGCGAGAGAAGACTTCGTGCATCTAAGTTAGTAAAACTAAAAACAATTCGTGCAATACTTATTCACTCTGATGAGAATAAAATGAGACAGTTTGCACTTATTGAAAATATTCAAAGAGATGAGTTAAATGCAATTGAACTGGCAGAAGCTTATAGTGAATTAATTAAGATGTATGATGTGACACAAGAAGAACTTGCAAATAAAATACATAAAAGCAGAACGCACATTACTAATACTATCAGACTATTACAATTATCCCCTAAAACACAAAAAGCTTTAGTTGAGAAAAAAATTACAGCTGGACATGCAAAAGTTTTAATCGGACTTGATGAAAAACAACAACAACTTATGGTTAACTCGATTATTGGTCAAAAACTTAGCGTAAGAGAAGTTGAGGGAATTATTAAAAACATGAAAGAAGAAAAAAACTCTTCCGAGCCTAAAAATAATTTCGTTGAGTATGATTTCTCTGATATTAAAGAAAGATTTGATTTTCTTGGGTTTAAAGCCAAAGCTTCTAAAAATAAATTGACTATAGAGTTTGACAATGAAAGTCAAATTAGTGATTTTTTAAAGTATATCTCAAAATAGTGATAAAAGACTGTGTACATTCAGCATAGTTTATATAAATTATAAAATTCTTTAAAATTCTTTCATCGTTTAACTATCCTTTCAATTTTCTCATAGTATAATCACGCAACTTTTAGGAGGTGCTATGTTAGATATAAATCCGATACTACTTTTAGCTACATTTGTTGTATTTCTTTCACTAATTGCCGTTCTAAACAGTTGGCTTTATAATCCTTTATTTAGTTTTATGAATAAAAGAAATGATGACATCAAAAAGGACCTACAAAAAGTAGGTAATAATGATGATGAAATCAACGAACTTAATTCAAAAGCTCAATCAATAATTACAAATGCTAAGCTGGAAGCTGCGGCCCTAAGAGAGAAAGTTATACAAGATGCTAAAGAGTTAGCAGATAGTAAGTTAGAAGCGAAGCGTGCTGAATTAGCTAGCCAATATTTAGAATTTGAGCAATCACTTGCTCAATCTAAAGAACAGTTAACAAGTGACATTATGTCACAGGTTCCACTGTTTAAAGAAGCTGTTAAAGCTAAATTTAGTCAAATATAAGGATGTGGTGTGAGTAGAATTTTACTATTAATTATAATGATATCAACTTATGCATTAGCATCTAGTGGTGCAGAGGGCGGAGGAACAGACATTATCCAAAGAACGGTAAACTTTTTACTATTTTTTGGTCTTGTTTGGTACCTTGTTGCTGAACCTGCTAAAAACTATTTTGCTGCGAGAAGTCAGGGAATTGCTGATGAGTTGCAAAAAGTACAAGATAAGTTAAGTGAGTCTGTTTCTCTTAAAAAAGAGGCGCTAACTAAAATTTCTGATGCTGAAAAGTTTGCAGAAGAGTTAGTAACTGTTTCAAAAAGAGAAAACAAAATCATAAATGACAACATCATGCTTCAATGTGAAGCAGACTTAGAAACAATTACTAAGCAAAATACTTCATTGATGGAGTTTGAACAAAGAAAAATGGTTCGAACTGTTGTTCAGGATGTATTAAGTGAAGTATTAAGTCAAAGTAGTGATAGTTTTGATAAAGAAGCTATGGCTAGTGTTATCTTAAAGAAGGTGGCATAGATGGAAGAATTAATTGCAAAAAGATATATCAAAGCTCTAAAACAGGGTTCTGATGCACAGACAATGCAAAATATGACTGTAGTCTTTTCAGCATTGGCCCAATCATTTAAAGATGCAAAATTTATCCAAATTATTGACAATCCAAATGTAACTAAAGAAGAAAAATTAGAAATTATTTTAGCAGCAGTTAAACCTGCTAAGTCTGAAACTATTGATTCTTTAGTGAAAATACTTGTAGAGAAAAAACGTCTATTTATCATTCCTGCGCTTGCTGAAGCTATGAGAAAAGACATGGTTAATACAAGTAAAACTTATAGCGGTGTTGTTTATAGTGATAGTGATATAGATGCCAAAGTTATAGAAGACTTAAGTAGTGGTTTGAGTAAAAAATTTGATTCAAATATTTCATTAGAATTTATTAAAGACAACTTTAATGGTATTAAAGTGGATGTAGAAGATCTTGGCATAGAGATTAATTTTTCTAAAACAAGAATTAATAATCAAATTATAGAACATATAGTAAAAGCAATTTAAGTTCATGAGAGGAGAAAAGTAGTGGTAGCAAAAATTCAAGCTGATGAAATCAGCTCAATAATTAAAGAGCGTATCGATAACTTTGAATTAAGTGTTGATATTAACGAAACAGGTAAAATCGTTTCTTATGCTGATGGTGTTGCACAAGTTTACGGACTTAACAACGTTATGGCTGGAGAAATGGTAGAGTTCGACGAGGGAACAAGAGGTTTAGTAATGAACCTTGAAGAAAGTGTAGTAGGTGTAGTAATACTAGGCCTAGGTACAGAACTTAAAGAAGGTATGTCTGTTAAAAGACTTGGTCGTCTTCTTAAAGTTCCTGTAGGAGATGCACTTTTAGGCCGTGTAGTAAATGCACTTGGTGAGCCAATTGATGGTAAAGGTCCAATTGAAACTACTGAAACTCGTTTCGTAGAAGAAAAAGCACCTGGTATTATGGATAGAAAATCTGTTCATGAACCATTAGCTACTGGTATCAAGGCTATTGACGCACTTGTTCCAATCGGTAGAGGTCAAAGAGAGCTTATTATTGGTGATAGACAAACTGGTAAAACAACTGTTGCACTAGACGCTATTATCAATCAAAAAGGTAACGGTGTTATTTGTATCTATGTTGCAATCGGTCAAAAAGAATCAACTGTAGCACAGATTATTCGTCGTTTAGAAGAGCATGGTGCATTAGAATATACAATTATTGTATCTTCAACAGCTGCTGAAGCTGCTGCACTTCAATTTTTAGCTCCATACACTGGTGTTACTATGGGTGAGTACTTCCGTGATAATGCAAGACATGGTCTAATCGTATATGATGATTTATCTAAGCATGCAGTTGCATATCGTGAGATGTCACTTATTCTTCGTCGTCCTCCGGGCCGTGAAGCATACCCTGGTGATGTTTTCTATATCCACTCTCGTCTTTTAGAAAGAGCTGCAAAAGTTTCAGATGAAAAAGGTGCAGGTTCTTTAACTGCTCTTCCAATTATTGAAACTCAAGCTGGTGATGTTTCGGCATATATTCCAACTAATGTTATCTCTATTACAGATGGTCAGATTTTCCTAGAGACTGAACTATTCAACTCAGGTGTACGTCCAGCGATTAACGTTGGTCTTTCTGTATCTCGTGTTGGTGGTGCTGCTCAGATTAAAGCTACTAAGCAAGTTGCTGGTACTTTACGTCTTGACCTTGCTCAGTATCGTGAACTACAAGCATTTGCTCAGTTCGCATCAGACCTTGATGAGACATCTCGTAATCAACTAGAACGTGGACAAAGAATGGTAGAAGTTTTAAAACAAGGACCTTTCTCTCCACTTTCTGCTGAGAAGCAAGTTGTTATTATTTTTGCTGGTAACGAAGGCTTCTTAGATGATTTTGCTCCATCAAATGTAGTTCGTTTTGAAGCTGAGTTATATCCATTTATTGAAGCATCATATCCTCAAATTTTTGAGAATATCAGAAGCTCTTCTAAAGTAGATGATGATACTAATGCATTAATGATTAAAGCACTTGAAGAATTCAAAGCTACTTTTGTAGTGGCATAAGGAAAACTTTATGGCAAACTTGAAAGATATTCAAAGACAGATAAAGAGTGTTTCTAACACTCAAAAGACAACTCGTGCTATGAAGCTTGTATCTACTGCAAAGCTTCGTCGTGCAGAAGAGCTTGCAAAACGCTCTCGTCTTTATGCTGCAAAAATGAATCAGGTTATTGCCGAAATAGCTGGACGCATTAAATGTAATAAAGTTGGAGGAATTGACAATCGTTGTTTTATCGAGATTGAAAATCCAAAAATGGTTGACATTATTTTTGTAACTGCAGATAAAGGTCTATGTGGTGGTTTTAATATTCAAACTATTAAAGCCGTTAAAAAACTAATTGCAGAATACAAAGAAAAAAATGTAAAAGTGCGTCTGCGCGGAATCGGTAAAAAGGGTGTTGAGTTCTTTAAATATAACGAAGTTGAAATGTTCGACTCAGTTACTAATTTAAGTTCAAAACCTGATAAAGAAAGAGCTGATGAGTTCATCATGACTTCTATTGAAGATTATAAAGATGGTAAAATCGATGGTCTTCATTTGATTTACAATGGATACAAAAATATGATAACGCAAGAGTTACATGTTAATAAAGTATTACCAGTAGATACAGAGCAATTTGAGTGTGATGATATTCAAAACTCGATGCTTGAAATAGAAGCTCAAGATGAAGAACATATGCTTGATTCTTTAGTGAGTAGATATGTTGAATACGCTATGTATTATGCACTTATAGATTCAGTAGCTGCTGAACATAGTGCTAGAATGCAAGCTATGGATACTGCTACTAATAATGCAAAAGATATGGTTAAGTCACTAAATGTTCAATTTAATAAAGCTAGACAAGCAGCTATTACTACAGAACTTATAGAGATTATAAGTGGTGTGGAGTCTATGAAATAATGGAGAAAAATATGATTGGTAAAATAAGCCAGGTTATGGGCCCGATTGTTGATGTTGATTTTGATGGTTATCTTCCAATAATTAATGAAGCAATCGAAGTTCAAATTAGTTTAGAAGGTGCTGAAACTCGTTTAGTACTTGAAGTTGCGGCTCACTTAGGTGATGGTCGTGTTAGAACAATTGCTATGGATATGAGTGAAGGTTTAGTACGTGGTATGAATGCTACTGCTACTGGTTCACCTATAAAAGTTCCAGTTGGAGATAAGGTACTTGGTCGTATCTTTAATGTAATTGGTGAGACTATTGATGGAGGCGAGCAGGTAACTGATTCACCTACTTGGTCGATTCACCGTGCACCTCCACCTCTAGTTGATCAGTCAACTACTACTGAGATGTTTGAGACAGGTATCAAAGTTGTTGATTTACTTGCTCCTTACTCTAAAGGTGGTAAAGTTGGTCTATTCGGTGGTGCTGGTGTTGGTAAAACAGTTATTATCATGGAACTTATTCACAATGTTGCAATGGGTCATGATGGTCTATCTGTATTTGCTGGTGTTGGTGAAAGAACTCGTGAAGGTAATGACCTTTACCACGAGATGAAAGATTCTAACGTACTTGATAAAGTTGCACTTTGTTATGGTCAGATGAGTGAGCCTCCAGGAGCACGTAACCGTATTGCTCTTACTGGTCTTACAATGGCTGAGTACTTTAGAGATGAGATGAATCTTGACGTTCTAATGTTCGTTGATAATATATTCCGTTTCGCTCAATCAGGTTCTGAAATGTCAGCACTTCTTGGTCGTATCCCTTCAGCTGTTGGTTACCAACCAACTCTAGCTCGTGAAATGGGTGCATTACAAGATCGTATTACATCAACTAAAAATGGTTCAATTACTTCTGTTCAAGCTGTTTACGTACCAGCGGATGACTTAACTGACCCTGCTCCAGCTTCTGTTTTTGCTCACTTAGATGCAACTACAGTACTTAACCGTAAAATTGCTGAAAAAGGTATCTATCCTGCAGTTGATCCACTAGATTCAACTTCAAGATTACTTGATCCACAAATTATTGGTGAAGAGCACTATTCTGTAGCACGTGGTGTTCAACAAACACTTCAAAAGTACAAAGATCTTCAAGATATTATTGCAATTCTTGGTATGGATGAACTTTCTGAAGATGATAAAAATGTTGTTGAAAGAGCTCGTAAAATTGAGAAATTCTTATCTCAGCCATTCTTCGTTGCAGAGGTATTTACAGGTTCTCCTGGTAAATATGTTTCTCTAGAAGACACTATAAAAGGTTTCAAAGCAATCCTTAATGGTGAATGTGATGATATGCCGGAAAATGCATTCTACATGGTTGGTGGTATGGATGAAGTAATTGAAAAAGCTGCAAAGCAAAAAAAATAACTCATAATATACTAAAGGACTGTAATGGATAAGTTAAGACTTGAAATCCTAACTCCTAATGGTGAAATCTTTAACGATGACGTCGTTAGCGTAACTCTTCCAGGTGAAGAGGGAGAGTTCGGTGTTTTACCACAGCATGCTTCATTAACAACTCTGTTGGAAGCTGGTGTGATTGATATCGAAAAAGATGATAAATCAGTTGAGTCAATTTTAATAAACTGGGGTGTAGTTCAAGTTGACGAAGCCAAAGTAATTGTTTTAGTTGAAGGTGCTGTTGCTATTCGTGGTGATAATGAAAGTGATATTGCAACTGCACTTGAAGATGCAAAAAAACTTATTAATGATATTGCTGATTCAAATCCAGCAATTGCTTCTGTTTCAGCTAGAATTGAATCAGCAGCAAAAAGATTACTATATTAGATGATCAACAATCTCATAGATTTTTATCTTAAAAGTCACCCAGTAACTTTGGGTGTACTGGCTCTATTGTCAGTATATTTTATTGTTCTTAACTGGGTGTTTTTCTACCGCTATTTTTCTATTAATAGTTGGCTACAAAATGAAAACAGCTCATTAGAGTCTCTTCTTTTGGGTGCTTCAACTGTTAGTGTGAAATCTTTTTTAAATAACTTCTTAAAAACCAGTACTAATGTTAGTAAAGAGATTCTAGGATTAGCAATGCTTGCTGCTACGAAAGAGGCAACTAAAGGCTTATCTTTACTATCTATATTTGCATCAACCACTCCGTTTATAGGACTTTTTGGAACTGTTGTATCAATTTTGGATACTTTTACACATATAGGTCAAAGTACAGGAAGTATGTCAGTTATTTCTAGTGGTGTTTCAGACGCACTAGTAGCTACTGCAGCCGGCATATTTGTTGCAATTTTTGCATATACATATCACCAAGTTTTAAAAAGAAAATCTTTCGAACTTGTTAGTTGCCTTCAGATGCAAAGTGACGCAGTTCTAGCTAGAAAAGTTTAGCAATATGTATGATTTTGAAGATAAACCAGAGCTAAATATTACTCCACTTGTGGATGTAATGTTAGTTTTACTAGCTATATTAATGGTAATAGCTCCAAATATTATATACGAAGAGCAAATAAAACTGCCACAAGGCTCAATGAGCAAACAGCTTTCTAAAATACCACCAGTACATATATCTATAGATAAAGAACTAAATGTTAAAATAAATAAAGACAATTATCAACTACATGAATTCATGGATAATTTTTTTCTTTATTCTAAAAAATTAGATTTAAAAGCTACGGTACTTATTAGTGCAGATAAAACTTTGGACTATGGTGTTGTTATGTCAGTTTTGGCTGCAGTAAAACAAGCAGGCTTTTCTGAGGTTTCATTAGCTACAAATGGGTAATAATAACTCATATTTTTATATAAGTGGTTTTATTTCTTTATCACTTTTTGCTTTCTTTGCATCTCTCATTATTTATATGTTATTTACAAAATCAAATGTTGATATATACGCTTTAAAAAAAGATAACTATATATCTATATCTCTAAATATGCCAGAAATACAAACAAGTTCAAAAAAAAGTGTTGCTACACCTATAGAAGAAAATAGCGTTATCGAGCCCAGCGACGTTAATATTGATGACTTGTTCAGTGATGTATGGACTAAAAGTATTAAAAAACAAAATATAGTTGAAAAAAATGTTGACAACAAAAGATTATTGGAGATTGGGAAAAAATTCAAAACTATTGATAAAAATAGTGTTAAGCCTGTATCAGAGAAGTTAACTGATAATAGTGTAGTTGAAAAAAGTGATGATTCACAAAAGATTTCAACTGCAAATGCGGTTAATGAATATTTGGCTAAAATTCAGGCTTTAGTTTATCAGAACTTTGTTCCACCTCAAAATTCTCAAGGACATAGTGTTAAGGCTATTATTGAGTTAAGTGCTATTGGAAAGGTTATGGATTTTAGAATCTTGACTTATTCAGCAAACAGTAGCTTAAATGATGAGTGTGACAAGATAAAAGATAGACTTTTAGGAGTGTTGTTCCCTGCAAATCCGCAAAACAAATCCGGAAATTATGTAATTATGTTAACATCCAAGGAGTAATTTTGAGAATATTATTTATACTTTTATTCATATTTAGTTTATCGCATGCAAATGATGCAACAATTGAAGTTATTAAAAAAGTAGAATCTCTTCCTACATTAGCAGTTGAAGATTCATCAGTAAGTTATGATGATACGTTTAGATTAAAGTTTTTTAAGGCTTTAGTTGCAGATTTAAATGTAATATCACTATTTAACGTAGATAGACATCATAGACAAACCCACTTTAATGACTCAGCTGTTATGGTTGATAATAAGGATATGGACTACGTTTTAAGATATAAGATGTTTGAAGATGATGACGGTGCTTTAAATATTGATCTTAAACTTATACATAAAGAAAATATAGCTCTAAATAAAAAGTATAGAATCAGTAGGAAAAATGTTTTTATGTTTGTTTCTCATACAATAGCTTACGATATTAATGAGTTTATGGGAGCCCCATCGGTTGAGTGGATGAAGCGAAGAGTTATTTTTTCTAGAGTTGTTGCTCCACAGAAAACTGAAGTAGTAATTTCAGATTACACTCTTGCGTATCAGCATACTGTCGTGAAGGGTGGGTTTAATATCTTTCCAAAATGGGCTAATAATGCTCAAAATGCATTTTATTATACATCTTTAGACGAAAAAAAGCCTACACTTAAATATGTTGATATTAAAACTGGAAAAAGTAAGGCTATTATATCTTCAGATGGTATGATGATCTGTTCTGATGTAAGCAGAAATGGAAAAAAACTACTACTTACAATGGCTCCAAAAGGTCAACCTGATGTCTATTTATATGATGTAGATACTTTTAAGACTCAACAACTAACTACATATGGCGGAATTGATGTTAATGCGCAATTCATGGACAGTGAAACAATTGTATTTATATCTGGCAGACTAGGTTACCCAAATGTTTTTTCTAAAAAAATTGGTAGTAACAGTGTAGAGCAAATGGTATATTATGGTAAGAGTAATTCAGCATGTAGTACACATGGAGAATATATAGTATATAAGGCAAGAGAGAGTTCAAATGCATTCTCAACAAATACTTTTAACTTACATTTGATCTCAACAAAGACAGATTTTATTAGAAGACTTACAGCTACTGGTGTAAATGAGTTTCCTAGATTTTCTATAGATGGAGATGCCATATTATTTATTAAAAACTATAAAGCTCAAAGTTCTATAGGTATTATAAGATTAAATCATAATAAGAATTATCTGTTTCCTCTTAAGTATGGTAAGTTACAAGCAATGGATTGGTAAGAAGATAGTAATATAGATGAAATTCATCACTTTGTACTGTGATATATCACTTTATTATTCTTTTTTTGGTACAATCAGAACAATTTAAAATCAAGGTAAGTAAATATGAAAAGTATAGTATTCTCAAGTATCGTAATGGCACTTTTAGTTTTTAGTGGATGTGCAGACAAGAAGCCTGCAGTAGATGAAAAAGTAAAAGAAGAAGTAGTTGCCCAAGAAGTTGAAGCCGTAAAAACTGAAACTGTATCCGCTGAAGATGCAACAGTTGGTGAAAGCAGTATGGAAAAATCAGATTCTAATGAGATGAAAATGGCGAACCTAGAAAAAGAATTATCAACTGTATATTTTGATTTTGACAAGTTTGTTATACGTTCTGATATGGAATCAAAAGTTACAAATTCTGCTACTGTTGCAAATAATACTGCAAAAGCATTCACTGTAAAGCTTGAAGGTAACTGTGATGAGTGGGGTAGTGATGAATATAACTTCGCACTAGGTCTAAAAAGAGCTTCTACTGTAAAAAAAGCATTAATGGCTGAAGGTGTAAACGAGACTCGTATCACTATGGTGAGCTATGGTGAAAGTAACCCAGTGTGTAATGATAAAACTCAAGATTGTTGGTCAAAAAACCGTCGCGTAGACTTTAAACTTCTTCCGTAATCTATGAATCGCATTATTTTAGTTGTTCTCATTGCAGCTATTGTGCCATTTAACTTATTCAGTGCTGAACCATCTGCGTTTGGTGCTGGTAATCTAGAAACTTCTCAACCTTATGGCTTAACTTCAAGTGAAAAGGTTATTCTTCAAAACAAAGACAAATTAAAAAAAGTTGTTGTCAATAGTAATAATCAAGCGAATCAAGTTGATTCATTAAGAGAGAGAA
Protein-coding regions in this window:
- a CDS encoding ParB/RepB/Spo0J family partition protein, encoding MMKSQKLGRGLDALLGEIDEAYENEGSSRDEVMELPLKDIRPNPYQPRKQFDENSLLELGESIKNDGLLQPIIVTQDFDGYVLIAGERRLRASKLVKLKTIRAILIHSDENKMRQFALIENIQRDELNAIELAEAYSELIKMYDVTQEELANKIHKSRTHITNTIRLLQLSPKTQKALVEKKITAGHAKVLIGLDEKQQQLMVNSIIGQKLSVREVEGIIKNMKEEKNSSEPKNNFVEYDFSDIKERFDFLGFKAKASKNKLTIEFDNESQISDFLKYISK
- a CDS encoding FoF1 ATP synthase subunit B'; amino-acid sequence: MLDINPILLLATFVVFLSLIAVLNSWLYNPLFSFMNKRNDDIKKDLQKVGNNDDEINELNSKAQSIITNAKLEAAALREKVIQDAKELADSKLEAKRAELASQYLEFEQSLAQSKEQLTSDIMSQVPLFKEAVKAKFSQI
- a CDS encoding F0F1 ATP synthase subunit B — translated: MSRILLLIIMISTYALASSGAEGGGTDIIQRTVNFLLFFGLVWYLVAEPAKNYFAARSQGIADELQKVQDKLSESVSLKKEALTKISDAEKFAEELVTVSKRENKIINDNIMLQCEADLETITKQNTSLMEFEQRKMVRTVVQDVLSEVLSQSSDSFDKEAMASVILKKVA
- a CDS encoding F0F1 ATP synthase subunit delta, with amino-acid sequence MEELIAKRYIKALKQGSDAQTMQNMTVVFSALAQSFKDAKFIQIIDNPNVTKEEKLEIILAAVKPAKSETIDSLVKILVEKKRLFIIPALAEAMRKDMVNTSKTYSGVVYSDSDIDAKVIEDLSSGLSKKFDSNISLEFIKDNFNGIKVDVEDLGIEINFSKTRINNQIIEHIVKAI
- the atpA gene encoding F0F1 ATP synthase subunit alpha: MVAKIQADEISSIIKERIDNFELSVDINETGKIVSYADGVAQVYGLNNVMAGEMVEFDEGTRGLVMNLEESVVGVVILGLGTELKEGMSVKRLGRLLKVPVGDALLGRVVNALGEPIDGKGPIETTETRFVEEKAPGIMDRKSVHEPLATGIKAIDALVPIGRGQRELIIGDRQTGKTTVALDAIINQKGNGVICIYVAIGQKESTVAQIIRRLEEHGALEYTIIVSSTAAEAAALQFLAPYTGVTMGEYFRDNARHGLIVYDDLSKHAVAYREMSLILRRPPGREAYPGDVFYIHSRLLERAAKVSDEKGAGSLTALPIIETQAGDVSAYIPTNVISITDGQIFLETELFNSGVRPAINVGLSVSRVGGAAQIKATKQVAGTLRLDLAQYRELQAFAQFASDLDETSRNQLERGQRMVEVLKQGPFSPLSAEKQVVIIFAGNEGFLDDFAPSNVVRFEAELYPFIEASYPQIFENIRSSSKVDDDTNALMIKALEEFKATFVVA
- the atpG gene encoding ATP synthase F1 subunit gamma, which encodes MANLKDIQRQIKSVSNTQKTTRAMKLVSTAKLRRAEELAKRSRLYAAKMNQVIAEIAGRIKCNKVGGIDNRCFIEIENPKMVDIIFVTADKGLCGGFNIQTIKAVKKLIAEYKEKNVKVRLRGIGKKGVEFFKYNEVEMFDSVTNLSSKPDKERADEFIMTSIEDYKDGKIDGLHLIYNGYKNMITQELHVNKVLPVDTEQFECDDIQNSMLEIEAQDEEHMLDSLVSRYVEYAMYYALIDSVAAEHSARMQAMDTATNNAKDMVKSLNVQFNKARQAAITTELIEIISGVESMK
- the atpD gene encoding F0F1 ATP synthase subunit beta codes for the protein MIGKISQVMGPIVDVDFDGYLPIINEAIEVQISLEGAETRLVLEVAAHLGDGRVRTIAMDMSEGLVRGMNATATGSPIKVPVGDKVLGRIFNVIGETIDGGEQVTDSPTWSIHRAPPPLVDQSTTTEMFETGIKVVDLLAPYSKGGKVGLFGGAGVGKTVIIMELIHNVAMGHDGLSVFAGVGERTREGNDLYHEMKDSNVLDKVALCYGQMSEPPGARNRIALTGLTMAEYFRDEMNLDVLMFVDNIFRFAQSGSEMSALLGRIPSAVGYQPTLAREMGALQDRITSTKNGSITSVQAVYVPADDLTDPAPASVFAHLDATTVLNRKIAEKGIYPAVDPLDSTSRLLDPQIIGEEHYSVARGVQQTLQKYKDLQDIIAILGMDELSEDDKNVVERARKIEKFLSQPFFVAEVFTGSPGKYVSLEDTIKGFKAILNGECDDMPENAFYMVGGMDEVIEKAAKQKK
- the atpC gene encoding ATP synthase F1 subunit epsilon, yielding MDKLRLEILTPNGEIFNDDVVSVTLPGEEGEFGVLPQHASLTTLLEAGVIDIEKDDKSVESILINWGVVQVDEAKVIVLVEGAVAIRGDNESDIATALEDAKKLINDIADSNPAIASVSARIESAAKRLLY
- a CDS encoding MotA/TolQ/ExbB proton channel family protein, translated to MINNLIDFYLKSHPVTLGVLALLSVYFIVLNWVFFYRYFSINSWLQNENSSLESLLLGASTVSVKSFLNNFLKTSTNVSKEILGLAMLAATKEATKGLSLLSIFASTTPFIGLFGTVVSILDTFTHIGQSTGSMSVISSGVSDALVATAAGIFVAIFAYTYHQVLKRKSFELVSCLQMQSDAVLARKV
- a CDS encoding ExbD/TolR family protein, with amino-acid sequence MYDFEDKPELNITPLVDVMLVLLAILMVIAPNIIYEEQIKLPQGSMSKQLSKIPPVHISIDKELNVKINKDNYQLHEFMDNFFLYSKKLDLKATVLISADKTLDYGVVMSVLAAVKQAGFSEVSLATNG
- a CDS encoding TonB C-terminal domain-containing protein, giving the protein MGNNNSYFYISGFISLSLFAFFASLIIYMLFTKSNVDIYALKKDNYISISLNMPEIQTSSKKSVATPIEENSVIEPSDVNIDDLFSDVWTKSIKKQNIVEKNVDNKRLLEIGKKFKTIDKNSVKPVSEKLTDNSVVEKSDDSQKISTANAVNEYLAKIQALVYQNFVPPQNSQGHSVKAIIELSAIGKVMDFRILTYSANSSLNDECDKIKDRLLGVLFPANPQNKSGNYVIMLTSKE
- the tolB gene encoding Tol-Pal system protein TolB; its protein translation is MRILFILLFIFSLSHANDATIEVIKKVESLPTLAVEDSSVSYDDTFRLKFFKALVADLNVISLFNVDRHHRQTHFNDSAVMVDNKDMDYVLRYKMFEDDDGALNIDLKLIHKENIALNKKYRISRKNVFMFVSHTIAYDINEFMGAPSVEWMKRRVIFSRVVAPQKTEVVISDYTLAYQHTVVKGGFNIFPKWANNAQNAFYYTSLDEKKPTLKYVDIKTGKSKAIISSDGMMICSDVSRNGKKLLLTMAPKGQPDVYLYDVDTFKTQQLTTYGGIDVNAQFMDSETIVFISGRLGYPNVFSKKIGSNSVEQMVYYGKSNSACSTHGEYIVYKARESSNAFSTNTFNLHLISTKTDFIRRLTATGVNEFPRFSIDGDAILFIKNYKAQSSIGIIRLNHNKNYLFPLKYGKLQAMDW
- a CDS encoding OmpA family protein, with amino-acid sequence MKSIVFSSIVMALLVFSGCADKKPAVDEKVKEEVVAQEVEAVKTETVSAEDATVGESSMEKSDSNEMKMANLEKELSTVYFDFDKFVIRSDMESKVTNSATVANNTAKAFTVKLEGNCDEWGSDEYNFALGLKRASTVKKALMAEGVNETRITMVSYGESNPVCNDKTQDCWSKNRRVDFKLLP